A portion of the Coregonus clupeaformis isolate EN_2021a unplaced genomic scaffold, ASM2061545v1 scaf0237, whole genome shotgun sequence genome contains these proteins:
- the hectd3 gene encoding E3 ubiquitin-protein ligase HECTD3 isoform X1, whose product MSPGDNPHVLLGRIRFLNKCIESFRKSEPVPECLCFVPKEVCYKICKDSSSNSTASSSTSVANSSVGKTLVSVWESPHQALQSKKLCKCNIEPKKGTCIRTTGEEYCNSHGLWVKINKDQLEEHRVGQECEEGWVLVCKHTEGGDRLVPVESPETLGRHQQLFGYDHKPCDRWEQVVDVESSLHIGSKPKVAECDEAAVQKLRYVPPTWTFECDEDLVHYFYDHIGKEDENLGSVKQCVTSIDVSSCSEDPSGGAGCLTDGDTDTYWESDGMQGQHWIRLHMKRGTVVNKLILTVDSTDDNYMPKRVTVFGGEGDNLKKLSDVTIDDNLIGEVCVLEDMTAHLPVIEVRIEECRGENDEGIDVRIRGLKIKSSCERDLGLNADVFQSPNLVRYPRLEGTLPDVLYRRALVIQRFISLLDSLLPHLVPAWDYSLATFNHIKSIKPFLLLSKRRSALITQCLKDSETSKPNFMPRLYINRRLAMEHRDNPSLDPTAKNAVFTQVYEGLKPSDKFEKILDYRWPARYDQWWECKFIAEGIIDQGGGFRDSLADMSEELCPSSAECLLPLPFFTRTSNQGTGEARDHYVPNPSCREFHKFEWIGQLMGAALRGKDFLVLALPGLVWKQLTGEAVSWSKDFPAVDSVLVKLLEAMEVMDQETFDFKFGEELVYTTLLSDGRLVELLPGGSNQVVRYRDRREFIHLVQKARLEESRHQICAMQAGLVKVVPQAVLDLLTWQEVEKRVCGDPEITVEALKRLTRYEDLEQTDVRVQYLWEALMNFTNEDRSRFLRFVTGRSRLPAPIYIFPDKQGSETTDALPQSSTCSSTLYLPNYPSAKVCEDKLRYAAYNCVAIDTDMSPWEE is encoded by the exons ATGTCACCGGGCGACAACCCTCACGTTCTACTGGGACGGATTCGGTTTCTGAACAAGTGCATAGAAAGTTTCAGGAAGAGCGAACCTGTGCCCGAGTGCCTATGTTTCGTCCCAAAAGAGGTCTGTTATAAAATCTGCAAAGATTCGTCGTCGAATTCAACCGCCTCGTCCAGTACGTCCGTCGCCAACTCATCCGTCGGTAAGACCCTCGTTTCAGTGTGGGAGAGCCCCCATCAAGCTCTCCAAAGCAAGAAGCTATGCAAGTGCAACATCGAACCAAAGAAAGGGACATGTATTCGGACAACAGGGGAAGAGTATTGCAACAGCCACGGCCTTTGGGTCAAAATCAACAAG GATCAGTTGGAAGAACACCGTGTGGGTCAGGAGTGTGAGGAGGGTTGGGTCCTGGTCTGTAAACACACAGAGGGAGGAGACCGACTGGTACCAGTAGAATCACCTGAGACACTCGGCAGACACCAGCAGCTCTTCGGATATGACCACAAACCCTGCgacag GTGGGAACAGGTGGTGGATGTAGAGAGTTCTCTTCACATCGGCTCTAAACCCAAGGTCGCAGAGTGTGACGAAGCGGCCGTCCAGAAGCTCAG ATATGTCCCTCCCACCTGGACGTTTGAATGTGATGAGGATCTGGTGCACTACTTCTACGACCACATAGGAAAGGAAGATGAGAACCTGGGAAGTGTCAAACAGTGTGTTACCAGCATCGACGTGTCCTCCTGCTCA GAGGACCCTAGTGGTGGGGCAGGTTGTCTGACAgatggagacacagacacatactgGGAGAGTGATGGGATGCAGGGACAACACTGGATCAGACTGCACATGAAGAGAGGCACCGTAGTCAA TAAGCTTATCTTGACGGTGGACTCAACCGATGACAACTACATGCCTAAGAGAGTGACGGTGTTCGGAGGAGAAGGAGACAATCTGAAGAAGCTCAGTGATGTCACCATAGACGA taatcTGATTGGTGAGGTGTGTGTGCTGGAAGACATGACGGCCCACCTGCCAGTCATAGAGGTCCGCATCGAGGAGTGCAGGGGTGAGAATG ACGAGGGGATAGACGTTCGGATCAGAGGGCTGAAGATCAAGTCATCATGTGAGAGAGACCTGGGGCTCAACGCTGACGTGTTTCAGTCTCCTAACCTGGTGCGCTATCCTCGACTGGAGGGTACCCTGCCTGATGTCCTCTACCGCAGAGCCCTGGTTATACAGAG gttCATCTCTCTGCTGGACAGTCTCCTGCCCCACCTGGTTCCAGCCTGGGACTACAGCCTGGCCACCTTCAACCACATCAAG AGTATCAAGCCGTTCCTGCTGCTGTCGAAGCGTCGCTCGGCCCTGATCACACAGTGTCTGAAGGACTCGGAGACCAGCAAGCCCAACTTCATGCCCCGGCTCTATATCAACCGCAGACTGGCCATGGAGCACAGAGACAACCCCTCACTGGACCCTACTGCTAAGAACGCTGTCTTCACACAG GTGTACGAGGGTCTGAAGCCATCCGATAAGTTTGAGAAGATTTTGGACTACAG ATGGCCAGCGCGCTATGACCAGTGGTGGGAGTGTAAATTCATAGCGGAGGGCATCATTGACCAAGGCGGTGGGTTTAGAGACAGTCTGGCAGACATGTCTGAAGAGCTGTGTCCCAGTTCAGCTGAATGTCTTCTGCCCTTACCCTTCTTCACCAGGACATCTAAccag GGAACCGGTGAGGCCAGAGACCACTATGTTCCCAACCCGTCCTGCAGAGAGTTCCACAAGTTTGAGTGGATCGGACAGCTGATGGGAGCCGCTCTCCGAGGAAAGGACTTCCTGGTGCTGGCTCTGCCTGGTCTGGTGTGGAAACAGTTAACAGGGGAGGCAGTCAGCTGGAGCAAAGACTTCCCTGCTGTTGACTCCGTCCTG GTGAAGCTGCTGGAGGCGATGGAGGTAATGGACCAGGAGACATTTGACTTTAAGTTCGGAGAGGAGCTGGTGTACACCACCTTGCTGAGTGACGGCAGACTAGTAGAGCTGCTACCAGGGGGCAGCAACCAGGTGGTACGGTACCGTGACCGCAGGGAGTTCATTCACCTGGTACAGAAGGCACGTCTGGAGGAGAGCAGACACCAG ATCTGTGCCATGCAGGCGGGGCTGGTGAAGGTCGTCCCCCAGGCAGTGTTGGATCTGCTGACCTGGCAGGAAGTGGAGAAGAGAGTTTGCGGAGACCCAGAGATCACCGTGGAGGCACTCAAACGACTCA cTCGATATGAGGACTTGGAGCAGACTGATGTCAGGGTACAATACCTGTGGGAAGCTCTCATGAACTTCACTAACG AGGACCGCAGCCGGTTCCTGAGGTTTGTGACAGGGAGGAGCCGTCTTCCTGCTCCCATTTACATCTTCCCTGACAAACAAGG
- the hectd3 gene encoding E3 ubiquitin-protein ligase HECTD3 isoform X2: MSPGDNPHVLLGRIRFLNKCIESFRKSEPVPECLCFVPKEVCYKICKDSSSNSTASSSTSVANSSVGKTLVSVWESPHQALQSKKLCKCNIEPKKGTCIRTTGEEYCNSHGLWVKINKDQLEEHRVGQECEEGWVLVCKHTEGGDRLVPVESPETLGRHQQLFGYDHKPCDRWEQVVDVESSLHIGSKPKVAECDEAAVQKLRYVPPTWTFECDEDLVHYFYDHIGKEDENLGSVKQCVTSIDVSSCSEDPSGGAGCLTDGDTDTYWESDGMQGQHWIRLHMKRGTVVNKLILTVDSTDDNYMPKRVTVFGGEGDNLKKLSDVTIDDNLIGEVCVLEDMTAHLPVIEVRIEECRDEGIDVRIRGLKIKSSCERDLGLNADVFQSPNLVRYPRLEGTLPDVLYRRALVIQRFISLLDSLLPHLVPAWDYSLATFNHIKSIKPFLLLSKRRSALITQCLKDSETSKPNFMPRLYINRRLAMEHRDNPSLDPTAKNAVFTQVYEGLKPSDKFEKILDYRWPARYDQWWECKFIAEGIIDQGGGFRDSLADMSEELCPSSAECLLPLPFFTRTSNQGTGEARDHYVPNPSCREFHKFEWIGQLMGAALRGKDFLVLALPGLVWKQLTGEAVSWSKDFPAVDSVLVKLLEAMEVMDQETFDFKFGEELVYTTLLSDGRLVELLPGGSNQVVRYRDRREFIHLVQKARLEESRHQICAMQAGLVKVVPQAVLDLLTWQEVEKRVCGDPEITVEALKRLTRYEDLEQTDVRVQYLWEALMNFTNEDRSRFLRFVTGRSRLPAPIYIFPDKQGSETTDALPQSSTCSSTLYLPNYPSAKVCEDKLRYAAYNCVAIDTDMSPWEE, from the exons ATGTCACCGGGCGACAACCCTCACGTTCTACTGGGACGGATTCGGTTTCTGAACAAGTGCATAGAAAGTTTCAGGAAGAGCGAACCTGTGCCCGAGTGCCTATGTTTCGTCCCAAAAGAGGTCTGTTATAAAATCTGCAAAGATTCGTCGTCGAATTCAACCGCCTCGTCCAGTACGTCCGTCGCCAACTCATCCGTCGGTAAGACCCTCGTTTCAGTGTGGGAGAGCCCCCATCAAGCTCTCCAAAGCAAGAAGCTATGCAAGTGCAACATCGAACCAAAGAAAGGGACATGTATTCGGACAACAGGGGAAGAGTATTGCAACAGCCACGGCCTTTGGGTCAAAATCAACAAG GATCAGTTGGAAGAACACCGTGTGGGTCAGGAGTGTGAGGAGGGTTGGGTCCTGGTCTGTAAACACACAGAGGGAGGAGACCGACTGGTACCAGTAGAATCACCTGAGACACTCGGCAGACACCAGCAGCTCTTCGGATATGACCACAAACCCTGCgacag GTGGGAACAGGTGGTGGATGTAGAGAGTTCTCTTCACATCGGCTCTAAACCCAAGGTCGCAGAGTGTGACGAAGCGGCCGTCCAGAAGCTCAG ATATGTCCCTCCCACCTGGACGTTTGAATGTGATGAGGATCTGGTGCACTACTTCTACGACCACATAGGAAAGGAAGATGAGAACCTGGGAAGTGTCAAACAGTGTGTTACCAGCATCGACGTGTCCTCCTGCTCA GAGGACCCTAGTGGTGGGGCAGGTTGTCTGACAgatggagacacagacacatactgGGAGAGTGATGGGATGCAGGGACAACACTGGATCAGACTGCACATGAAGAGAGGCACCGTAGTCAA TAAGCTTATCTTGACGGTGGACTCAACCGATGACAACTACATGCCTAAGAGAGTGACGGTGTTCGGAGGAGAAGGAGACAATCTGAAGAAGCTCAGTGATGTCACCATAGACGA taatcTGATTGGTGAGGTGTGTGTGCTGGAAGACATGACGGCCCACCTGCCAGTCATAGAGGTCCGCATCGAGGAGTGCAGGG ACGAGGGGATAGACGTTCGGATCAGAGGGCTGAAGATCAAGTCATCATGTGAGAGAGACCTGGGGCTCAACGCTGACGTGTTTCAGTCTCCTAACCTGGTGCGCTATCCTCGACTGGAGGGTACCCTGCCTGATGTCCTCTACCGCAGAGCCCTGGTTATACAGAG gttCATCTCTCTGCTGGACAGTCTCCTGCCCCACCTGGTTCCAGCCTGGGACTACAGCCTGGCCACCTTCAACCACATCAAG AGTATCAAGCCGTTCCTGCTGCTGTCGAAGCGTCGCTCGGCCCTGATCACACAGTGTCTGAAGGACTCGGAGACCAGCAAGCCCAACTTCATGCCCCGGCTCTATATCAACCGCAGACTGGCCATGGAGCACAGAGACAACCCCTCACTGGACCCTACTGCTAAGAACGCTGTCTTCACACAG GTGTACGAGGGTCTGAAGCCATCCGATAAGTTTGAGAAGATTTTGGACTACAG ATGGCCAGCGCGCTATGACCAGTGGTGGGAGTGTAAATTCATAGCGGAGGGCATCATTGACCAAGGCGGTGGGTTTAGAGACAGTCTGGCAGACATGTCTGAAGAGCTGTGTCCCAGTTCAGCTGAATGTCTTCTGCCCTTACCCTTCTTCACCAGGACATCTAAccag GGAACCGGTGAGGCCAGAGACCACTATGTTCCCAACCCGTCCTGCAGAGAGTTCCACAAGTTTGAGTGGATCGGACAGCTGATGGGAGCCGCTCTCCGAGGAAAGGACTTCCTGGTGCTGGCTCTGCCTGGTCTGGTGTGGAAACAGTTAACAGGGGAGGCAGTCAGCTGGAGCAAAGACTTCCCTGCTGTTGACTCCGTCCTG GTGAAGCTGCTGGAGGCGATGGAGGTAATGGACCAGGAGACATTTGACTTTAAGTTCGGAGAGGAGCTGGTGTACACCACCTTGCTGAGTGACGGCAGACTAGTAGAGCTGCTACCAGGGGGCAGCAACCAGGTGGTACGGTACCGTGACCGCAGGGAGTTCATTCACCTGGTACAGAAGGCACGTCTGGAGGAGAGCAGACACCAG ATCTGTGCCATGCAGGCGGGGCTGGTGAAGGTCGTCCCCCAGGCAGTGTTGGATCTGCTGACCTGGCAGGAAGTGGAGAAGAGAGTTTGCGGAGACCCAGAGATCACCGTGGAGGCACTCAAACGACTCA cTCGATATGAGGACTTGGAGCAGACTGATGTCAGGGTACAATACCTGTGGGAAGCTCTCATGAACTTCACTAACG AGGACCGCAGCCGGTTCCTGAGGTTTGTGACAGGGAGGAGCCGTCTTCCTGCTCCCATTTACATCTTCCCTGACAAACAAGG